One genomic segment of Euwallacea fornicatus isolate EFF26 chromosome 18, ASM4011564v1, whole genome shotgun sequence includes these proteins:
- the Uba2 gene encoding SUMO-activating enzyme subunit 2, whose protein sequence is MTQPVPHSIDPRARELIPKSKILVVGAGGIGCEVLKNLALSGFQDIEIIDLDTIDVSNLNRQFLFRKEHVGKPKAVVARESILANNPDVKIKAYHDSVLSSEYGLTFFTRFNLVLNALDNRTARNHVNRMCLAADVPLIESGTSGYSGQVELIKKGVTQCYECQPKPPQRTFPGCTIRNTPSEPVHCIVWSKHLFNQLFGEDDPDQDVSPDTEDPEAKVDGGNSLTESGNIKRISTRQWIQEIDYDPEKLFDKFFLDDIKYLLSMENLWKKRTPPKPLSWKEAETLVGDKKNEETGSVGSIDMEVWSIAKCAEVFADSVCVLKKELANKDFLVWDKDDKPAMDFVTACANIRSYIFLIPQNSKFQVKSIAGNIIPAIATANAIIAGLVVLYAFRVLIDEFEKCPSIYLRQKSVHSKFVLAADKQLSKANPNCYVCSPMPFVNVFVNVKNMTVKEFESEVLKKHLNMVAPDVVLDGKGVVVISSEEGETEANNDKFLSQLGIVDGSILKCDDFLQNYELTVAVNNYEAETKEDPLFKVVANPDELKAKEAKNGKENGASESNKEVESEEDDLMVVDEMSDDPQEGSSSKKRKLNQESDDDIVEVVIPTSM, encoded by the exons ATGACTCAGCCGGTTCCTCATTCGATTGATCCCAGAGCTCGTGAGTTGAtaccaaaatcaaaaattcttGTTGTTGGTGCTGGTGGAATTGGATGCGAGGTTCTGAAGAATTTAGCCCTTTCGGGGTTTCAAGATATCGAAATT ATTGATTTGGACACAATAGATGTGAGCAACTTGAATCGCCAATTTCTCTTCAGAAAAGAACATGTTGGCAAACCCAAAGCTGTTGTAGCAAGAGAAAGTATTTTGGCCAACAACCCTGatgttaaaattaaagcaTATCACGATAGTGTATTGAG TTCTGAATATGGacttactttttttacaaggttcaatttagttttaaatgcGCTTGACAATAGAACCGCAAGAAACCATGTAAACAGAATGTGCTTAGCGGCAGATGTACCTTTAATAGAGTCTGGAACTTCTGGTTATTCAGGGCAAGTTGAATTGATCAAAAAAGGTGTTACCCAATGCTATGAGTGCCAACCCAAACCCCCACAAAGGACTTTCCCAGGATGCACTATCAGAAACACCCCATCTGAGCCAGTACATTGTATAGTTTGGTCTAAACACTTGTTCAA TCAGTTATTTGGTGAAGATGATCCAGACCAGGATGTATCTCCAGATACTGAAGACCCAGAGGCTAAAGTTGATGGAGGGAATAGTTTAACTGAAAGTGGAAATATAAAAAGGATTTCAACAAGGCAGTGGATACAGGAAATTGACTATGATCCTGAAAAactatttgataaatttttcttggatgatattaaatatttattgagtATGG aaaacttatGGAAAAAACGGACTCCTCCTAAACCGCTCTCATGGAAAGAAGCTGAAACACTCGTTggagacaaaaaaaatgaggaaacAGGTTCTGTAGGGTCAATAGATATGGAGGTTTGGTCAATAGCGAAATGTGCAGAGGTATTTGCTGATAGTGTCTGCGTGCTGAAAAAAGAATTAGCCAACAAAGACTTCCTAGTTTGGGATAAAGACGACAAACCTGCCATGGATTTTGTTACTGCCTGCGCCAATATTCGGTCATACATCTTTTTAATCCctcaaaattccaaattccaaGTAAAAT CTATCGCCGGCAACATAATTCCAGCAATCGCCACTGCAAATGCCATAATTGCGGGTCTCGTAGTATTATACGCGTTCAGAGTCTTAATTGACGAGTTTGAGAAGTGTCCCTCGATATATTTAAGACAGAAATCTGTCCATTCCAAGTTCGTTTTGGCGGCTGATAAACAATTATCAAAG GCTAATCCTAATTGTTACGTATGCAGTCCCATGCCATTTGTCAACGTGTTCGTGAACGTTAAAAACATGACTGTAAAAGAATTTGAATCTGAAGTTCTTAAAAAGCACCTCAACATGGTGGCTCCGGACGTGGTTTTGGACGGCAAAGGAGTGGTGGTGATCTCATCTGAGGAAGGAGAAACTGAA GCAAACAATGATAAATTTCTTTCCCAACTCGGTATAGTTGATGGAAGCATTCTGAAGTGCGAcgattttcttcaaaactaCGAACTAACAGTTGCAGTCAACAATTATGAGGCGGAAACTAAAGAAGACCCCTTGTTTAAGGTTGTTGCTAACCCCGACGAATTGAAAGCGAAAGAGGCAAAAAATGGCAAGGAAAACGGTGCTTCGGAGAGCAACAAGGAGGTGGAAAGTGAAGAGGATGATCTAATGGTGGTGGATGAAATGAGTGATGATCCACAGGAAGGATCGTCTAGTAAAAAGAGAAAGTTGAATCAAGAGAGTGATGATGATATTGTGGAAGTTGTAATCCCTACATCCATGTAA